Proteins from a single region of Campylobacter sputorum:
- a CDS encoding twin-arginine translocation signal domain-containing protein: MQETRREFLKKVAKASAGVGAVVAAVTAANAVPVSKISNSKGKHSEVLYWKSEAWDKFYKVAY, from the coding sequence ATGCAAGAAACTCGTAGAGAATTTTTGAAAAAAGTCGCTAAAGCTAGTGCTGGAGTTGGTGCAGTAGTAGCTGCTGTAACAGCTGCAAATGCAGTGCCTGTTTCAAAGATAAGCAACTCAAAAGGCAAACATTCAGAGGTGCTTTACTGGAAAAGTGAAGCTTGGGATAAATTTTATAAAGTAGCTTATTAA